In Gimesia benthica, a single window of DNA contains:
- a CDS encoding DUF1559 family PulG-like putative transporter, translating to MSRQHWRDLAVMMGIFLLLIALLVPAIHRSRTAARMSSAKNNLKQIGLALHNYHDTHGCFPPGGVILEDGTAMHGWMTFIMPFLDASPYYNMLNFNYPWDSPENNRVFEVKYPVYQIPGRDMGLTSGGYELTYYMGNPNLLSRNRSVTLREIDTGSSHNWLAGEAAGNFQPWGYPFNWRPLGTKLCEGPDTFGQLSWDGTHLLLVDGSVHFYSTETAPEILQALADAPPIATGAQTAVPPRTFIIGEYEWERIDLQSDPQGENQYIVKVLRSPAGMPLKMSVCSKYIVRPGDEPEYKGKGAVFLFLAHIGPQTDIASTLKDTTLGEETTPKQWEANMKLLKSIQRQIPQTDAQ from the coding sequence ATGTCCAGACAGCACTGGAGAGATCTGGCAGTGATGATGGGGATCTTCCTGCTGCTCATCGCACTGCTTGTTCCAGCCATACATCGTTCCCGCACGGCAGCCCGCATGTCGTCAGCGAAAAACAACCTGAAACAAATTGGGCTGGCACTGCACAATTACCATGACACTCATGGTTGCTTTCCTCCCGGCGGTGTGATTCTCGAAGACGGAACCGCCATGCATGGCTGGATGACGTTTATTATGCCGTTCCTCGATGCAAGTCCCTATTATAACATGCTCAATTTTAATTACCCTTGGGACAGTCCGGAGAATAACCGGGTCTTTGAGGTCAAATACCCAGTTTATCAGATTCCGGGCAGAGACATGGGGCTGACGAGCGGCGGATATGAGCTTACTTATTATATGGGGAATCCAAATCTACTGTCGCGAAACCGTTCCGTGACACTGAGAGAAATCGACACAGGCAGTTCACATAACTGGCTTGCAGGGGAAGCCGCCGGAAACTTTCAGCCCTGGGGCTACCCGTTCAACTGGCGTCCTCTGGGAACAAAACTCTGTGAAGGACCGGACACTTTCGGCCAGCTTTCCTGGGATGGCACACATCTCCTGCTGGTGGATGGCAGCGTGCATTTTTACTCTACTGAGACTGCTCCTGAAATATTGCAGGCACTCGCAGACGCACCACCGATCGCAACCGGCGCACAGACCGCAGTTCCCCCACGCACCTTTATTATCGGCGAGTATGAATGGGAGCGAATCGACCTGCAGTCTGATCCACAGGGGGAAAATCAATATATCGTCAAAGTCTTGCGAAGCCCTGCTGGCATGCCATTGAAAATGAGCGTCTGCTCTAAATACATCGTGAGGCCGGGAGACGAACCAGAGTATAAGGGAAAGGGGGCTGTGTTTCTGTTCCTGGCACATATTGGTCCGCAGACAGACATTGCCTCCACACTCAAAGACACGACTCTCGGGGAAGAAACCACTCCCAAACAGTGGGAAGCAAATATGAAACTGTTAAAATCCATTCAGCGACAAATACCACAAACTGATGCACAATAA
- a CDS encoding MFS transporter, translating to MTETESTSQTELPSLYHDSSFWGMTVTQFWGAFNDNLYKQLVLLFCAQQALQGAKDQQGVALGVFALPFVFFSGLGGWYADRHTKRTIVIACKVAEIIIALLAMAAFFTGQLLPLLIVLGLLSTQSAIFGPAKYGILPEMLRSDDLPQANGVIQMTTFVAIIFGMASAGFVKQAFPDALWKTSCFCIAIAVIGTISAFWVRRTPVAHPGLPFRWSTLGINPETRTLLMQDRRLLSVLLISSVFWFVGGIVQPLVNIFGIGQLHLSESRTSLMAACMGVGISLGCVAAGRVSHKRVNFKLVTVGAWGLVLCLALMSGIGWWGPGDGLETVKQTDASLWEAFIPLNAAEWMSRTVLTLVGFFAGLFIVPLQVELQTRPPKSQKGRMIGTMNLINWVGIVLSAVFFGLFTTVCNTLNWPMSHVFLVLALVILPVALFYHPRDEALSHDAPGT from the coding sequence GTGACCGAAACGGAATCGACGTCTCAAACAGAACTGCCATCCCTGTATCATGATTCCTCGTTCTGGGGGATGACGGTCACGCAGTTCTGGGGCGCCTTCAACGACAATCTCTATAAACAGCTGGTGTTGCTGTTCTGCGCGCAACAGGCGCTGCAAGGGGCGAAAGATCAGCAGGGGGTCGCACTGGGAGTCTTCGCGCTCCCCTTCGTCTTCTTCTCAGGATTAGGTGGCTGGTACGCCGATCGACACACAAAACGAACGATTGTCATCGCCTGTAAAGTAGCTGAGATTATCATTGCGCTGCTGGCGATGGCGGCCTTCTTCACCGGTCAACTGCTGCCTCTGCTGATCGTTCTCGGTCTGCTCAGTACCCAGAGTGCGATCTTCGGACCTGCCAAGTATGGGATCCTGCCGGAAATGCTCCGCAGCGATGACCTGCCTCAGGCTAACGGTGTGATTCAGATGACAACATTCGTCGCCATCATCTTCGGCATGGCGTCCGCGGGCTTCGTAAAGCAGGCCTTTCCCGATGCACTCTGGAAAACCAGTTGTTTCTGTATCGCGATTGCCGTGATCGGCACGATCTCTGCCTTCTGGGTTCGCCGCACACCGGTGGCGCATCCGGGCCTCCCCTTTCGCTGGTCGACACTGGGCATTAACCCCGAGACACGAACTCTGCTAATGCAGGATCGTCGCCTGTTATCAGTACTGCTGATTTCATCGGTCTTCTGGTTCGTGGGAGGCATCGTGCAGCCCCTGGTGAATATCTTCGGGATTGGACAATTGCACTTAAGTGAAAGTCGTACCAGTCTGATGGCGGCCTGTATGGGGGTTGGGATTTCGCTGGGATGTGTTGCCGCGGGACGTGTTTCGCATAAACGGGTGAATTTCAAACTGGTCACTGTCGGCGCCTGGGGGCTGGTCCTTTGCCTGGCGCTCATGTCGGGGATCGGCTGGTGGGGACCCGGAGACGGACTGGAAACCGTCAAACAAACCGATGCTTCACTCTGGGAAGCCTTCATTCCCCTCAACGCCGCCGAGTGGATGTCGCGGACAGTGTTGACCCTTGTCGGTTTCTTCGCTGGTCTCTTCATTGTCCCGCTCCAGGTGGAACTACAGACCCGACCTCCCAAATCGCAGAAGGGCCGCATGATCGGTACAATGAATCTGATCAACTGGGTGGGCATCGTGCTCTCCGCGGTCTTCTTTGGTCTCTTTACCACGGTCTGTAATACGCTGAACTGGCCTATGAGTCATGTCTTCCTCGTGCTGGCATTGGTAATCCTGCCTGTTGCGCTGTTTTATCATCCCCGCGATGAAGCTTTATCCCACGATGCCCCTGGAACCTGA
- a CDS encoding pyridoxamine 5'-phosphate oxidase family protein, producing the protein MTRQFDFNPAKVHTILNETWRHLNYAVETETHPWRLGTLATVLDNRPRVRTVVLRAVEIEQRQVICYTDQRSDKVQELEENPWMEWVAYDPVTRVQIRLRGRAEVHTQNDQAARHWEASSPEHRRGYITVSAPGTQAETASPNLPDYLFDRLPNDEEAQLGYENFAVIVCQIEHIDWLELRRNGHLAARFLWTDKWEGHWKYA; encoded by the coding sequence ATGACCAGGCAATTTGATTTTAACCCGGCCAAAGTCCATACGATTCTAAACGAGACCTGGCGGCACCTGAACTATGCTGTCGAAACGGAAACGCATCCCTGGCGGCTGGGCACCCTGGCTACTGTTTTAGACAATCGTCCCCGCGTGCGCACCGTGGTCCTGAGAGCTGTGGAAATCGAGCAGCGGCAAGTGATCTGCTACACCGATCAGCGTTCAGACAAAGTCCAGGAGCTTGAGGAAAATCCCTGGATGGAGTGGGTGGCCTATGATCCGGTCACACGGGTGCAGATCCGTCTGCGTGGCCGGGCTGAAGTGCATACCCAAAATGATCAGGCTGCCCGGCACTGGGAGGCTAGCAGTCCCGAGCACCGTCGCGGTTATATCACGGTTTCTGCTCCGGGAACGCAGGCTGAAACTGCTTCGCCCAATCTGCCCGACTACCTGTTTGACCGGCTGCCCAATGATGAAGAGGCCCAACTGGGTTACGAAAATTTCGCGGTAATCGTCTGCCAGATTGAACACATCGACTGGCTGGAACTCCGCCGCAACGGCCATCTCGCCGCCCGGTTCCTCTGGACTGACAAATGGGAAGGCCACTGGAAATATGCGTGA